CAGATGGCGATGATCGATTTCAACGCCAAGGCCGAGCGCATGGGCTGGCTGCCCTCCGCGCCGCAACTGCAGACCAACCCGCTCGATATATGCGACGCGGCCGCTGCTGCGGGGCAGGCAGTGCCGGATTATCTTGCCGCACAGCTGAAGTCTGGTGGTGTGCAGATGAGCTGCGACGATCCGGATCACCCGAACAACTTCCCGCGCAATATGTTTGTCTGGCGCTCCAACATCCTCGGTTCCAGCGGCAAGGGCCACGAGTACTTCCTCAAATACCTCTTGGGCACGCAGAACGCGCTGTTCGATGACCCCAACGACGCGATCCGCCCCAGCGAAGTCACCTGGCGCGAGGAAGCGGCCGAGGGCAAGCTCGATCTTCTGACCGTGCTCGACTTCCGCATGAGCACCACCTGCCTCTACGGCGACATCGTGCTGCCGACGGCCACCTGGTACGAGAAGGACGATCTCAACACCAGTGACATGCACCCGTTCATCCACCCGCTCAGTGAGGCGGTGCAACCGTTGTGGGAGAGCAAGACCGACTGGGAGATCTACAAGCTCATCGCCAGGAAATTCAGCGAGATCGGCGGGCCATATCTGGGCACCCGCAAGGATGTGGTGCTGCAGCCGCTGATGCACGACACCCCGGGCGAATTGGGTCAGCCGATGATGCCGCTTGACTGGAAGAAGGGCGAGTGCGAGCTGGTTCCAGGCAAGACCGCGCCGAGCATGGTGGTGGTCGAACGCAACTACGCCGATGTCTACAAGAAGTTCACCTCGGTGGGGCCGCTGCTCGACAAGCTTGGCAACGGTGGCAAGGGCATCAACTGGGAGACCGGGCACGAGGTGCAAGAGCTCGCCGGTTTCACCAAGACGGTGACTGAGCCGGGCGTGAGCCAAGGCCGGCCGCGGCTCGACACCGCGATCGATGCCGCCGAGATGATCCTGACCTTCGCGCCCGAGACCAACGGCCATGTGGCGGTGAAGGCCTGGGAGGCGCTCTCCAAGATCACCGGTCGTGACCACACCCACCTGGCCGTCGGCCGCGAGCACGACAAGATCCGCTTCCGCGATGTGCAGGCGCAACCGCGCAAGATCATCTCCGCCCCGACCTGGTCCGGGCTGGAAAGCGAGGAAGTCAGTTACAACGCCGGCTACACCAACGTGCACGAGCTGATTCCCTGGCGCACGCTCACCGGTCGCCAGCAGTTCTACCAGGATCACCGCTGGATGCTCGATTTCGGCGAAGGCTTCTGCGTCTACAAGCCGGCGATCGACACCAAGACGGTGGCGCCGATGCTGGGCAAGGCGCCCAACGGCAACCACGAGCTGGTGCTCAACTGGATCACCCCCCACCAGAAGTGGGGCATACACAGCACCTATTCGGACAACCTGAGGATGCTCACGCTGTCGCGCGGCGGCCCGCATGTGTGGATCTCCGAAGCCGAGGCCAAGCAGGCCGGCATCGTCGACAACGACTGGGTCGAGGTGTTCAACAGCAACGGCACACTGACCGCCCGCGTGGTGGTCAGCCAGCGGGTGCCGCAGGGCATGTGTCTGATGTACCACGCCCAGGAAAAGATCGTGAACGTGCCCGGCGCGGAAATGAGCGGCAAGCGCGGCGGCATCCACAACTCGGTGACCCGCGCCGTGCTCAAGCCCACCCACATGATCGGCGGCTACGCGCAGCAGGCCTACGGCTTCAACTACTACGGCACCGTGGGCAGCAACCGCGACGAGTTCGTGGTGCTGCGCAAGATGAAGAAAGTGGATTGGCTGGAAGGGCCACACACCGAAGAACAGGCAGCAGAAGGAGTGGCCAAATGAAGATCCGCGCCCAGGTCGGCATGGTGCTGAACCTCGACAAATGCATCGGGTGCCACACCTGTTCGGTCACCTGCAAGAACGTCTGGACCAGCCGCGACGGTGTCGAGTACGCCTGGTTCAACAATGTGGAAACCAAGCCCGGCATCGGTTACCCGAAGGAATGGGAGAATCAGGACAAATGGCAGGGCGGCTGGGTAAGGGATGCGCGTGGCAAGCTGGTGCCGCGCCAGGGCGGCCGGCTGAAGATCCTGGCCAACCTGTTCGCCAATCCCAACCTGCCGGCGATCGACGACTACTACGAGCCGTTCACCTTCGACTACGAGCACCTGCAGCACGCACCGCTCTCCGAAACGCCGCCGACGGCGCGGCCAGTGTCGGTGCTCACCGGCAAGAAAATGGACAAGATCGAATGGGGCCCGAACTGGGAGGACGACCTCGGCGGCGAATTCAGCTCGCGCAGCCGCGATGCGCTGTTCGAAGGGGTGCAGAAGGAGATGTACAGCACCTTCGAGAACACCTTCATGATGTATCTGCCCCGCTTGTGCGAGCACTGCCTGAACCCGGCCTGTGTCGCATCATGCCCCTCGGGCTCGATCTACAAGCGCGAGGACGACGGCATCGTGCTAGTGGACCAGGACAAGTGCCGCGGCTGGCGCATGTGCATCTCGGGCTGTCCGTACAAGAAGATCTATTTCAACTGGCAGAGCGGCAAGGCCGAGAAGTGCACCTTCTGCTTCCCGCGGATCGAGGCGGGCCAGCCCACCGTGTGTTCGGAAACCTGCGTGGGCCGCATCCGCTACCTCGGCGTGCTGCTGTACGACGCCGACCAGATTGATGCCGCCGCCTCGGTGGCGAACGAGCAGGATCTGTACGAGGCGCAGCTGACCTGTTTCCTCGATCCGCATTCGCCCGAGGTGCTGGCCGAGGCACGCAAGCAGGGCATTCCGGAAAGCTGGCTGCAGGCCGCGCAGAAATCGCCGGTGTACAAGATGGCAATGGAGTGGAAGGTGGCGTTCCCGCTGCATCCCGAGTACCGCACGCTGCCGATGGTCTGGTACATCCCGCCGCTGTCGCCGATCCAGTCGGCTGCACAGAACCGGCAGATGCCGCACACGGTGGTTGGCGACACCATCATCCCCGATGTGAAGAGCCTGCGCATTCCTGTGCGCTACCTCGCCAACCTGCTCACCGCCGGCAAGGAGAAACCGGTGATCGAGGCGCTGGAACGGATGATTGCGATGCGTGCCTACAAGCGCAGCGAGGTAGTACACGGCAAGGGTGACGAGACGCTGATCGCACCGCTGGGGCTGGATGCGGCCACGGTCGAGGACATGTACCAGATCATGGCCATCGCCAACTACGAGGATCGCTTCGTGATCCCGTCCAGCCACAAGGAACTGGTCGAGGACAGCTTCAATGACAAGGGCAGCTGTGGCTTCACCTTCGGCAATGGCTGCTCCGGCGGCACCTCGGAAGGCGGGCTGTTCGGCAAGAAGCAGCAAGGCAGCGTGATCTATGTGCACATGCCCAAGTCACGCAAGGCGAAGGAGGGCGTATGAACATCACCTATCGCGTGCTGTCCGCGCTGCTGAGCTACCCGAGCACGGAATTGCGGGCGGCCGTCGACGAGCTCGATGCCGCGCTGGCACTCCACCCGGACACCCATGTCACGCTGTGGCCGCTGCTCGATTTCCTGCGCGGCAACAACCTGATCGCGCTGCAGGAAAACTACGTGGCCACCTTCGATCGCAACCCGGCGCACGCCCTGCACCTGTTCGAGCACCTGCATGGCGAAAGTCGCGATCGCGGCGAGGCCATGGTCGACCTGCTGCACGAATATCAGAACCGTGGCTTCGAGCCGCGCAGCGAGCTGGGGGAACTTCCCGACTACCTGCCGTTGTTCCTGGAATTCCTCGGCCAGCTGTCGCCCGAGGATGCTCAATTGCTGCTGAACGATGCCATCCATGTGATCGCCGCCATCGGCGAGCGGCTGACCGGGTGCAGCAGCCCGTATGCCGCCGTGTTCACAGTGCTGCGCCAGCTGGCCACGGTCGCTCCCAAGCCGCTGCGCGAGCCGCCGGTGCGCGACATGGATGAACTGCTGGAAACCTTCGGCCCCGCGCCGGATGGCACGGAGCCGTTGCTCAAACCGCAGCCCGGCGGCATCCAGACCGTGCGTTTCTATCCCCAAGGGGTGAAAGGTGCCGCCGCCACGCGCCCGTGATCTGCGCGCCGGGCCACTGCTTGGCCGCAATTCGCGC
This region of Chitinolyticbacter meiyuanensis genomic DNA includes:
- the narJ gene encoding nitrate reductase molybdenum cofactor assembly chaperone is translated as MNITYRVLSALLSYPSTELRAAVDELDAALALHPDTHVTLWPLLDFLRGNNLIALQENYVATFDRNPAHALHLFEHLHGESRDRGEAMVDLLHEYQNRGFEPRSELGELPDYLPLFLEFLGQLSPEDAQLLLNDAIHVIAAIGERLTGCSSPYAAVFTVLRQLATVAPKPLREPPVRDMDELLETFGPAPDGTEPLLKPQPGGIQTVRFYPQGVKGAAATRP
- the narH gene encoding nitrate reductase subunit beta, translating into MKIRAQVGMVLNLDKCIGCHTCSVTCKNVWTSRDGVEYAWFNNVETKPGIGYPKEWENQDKWQGGWVRDARGKLVPRQGGRLKILANLFANPNLPAIDDYYEPFTFDYEHLQHAPLSETPPTARPVSVLTGKKMDKIEWGPNWEDDLGGEFSSRSRDALFEGVQKEMYSTFENTFMMYLPRLCEHCLNPACVASCPSGSIYKREDDGIVLVDQDKCRGWRMCISGCPYKKIYFNWQSGKAEKCTFCFPRIEAGQPTVCSETCVGRIRYLGVLLYDADQIDAAASVANEQDLYEAQLTCFLDPHSPEVLAEARKQGIPESWLQAAQKSPVYKMAMEWKVAFPLHPEYRTLPMVWYIPPLSPIQSAAQNRQMPHTVVGDTIIPDVKSLRIPVRYLANLLTAGKEKPVIEALERMIAMRAYKRSEVVHGKGDETLIAPLGLDAATVEDMYQIMAIANYEDRFVIPSSHKELVEDSFNDKGSCGFTFGNGCSGGTSEGGLFGKKQQGSVIYVHMPKSRKAKEGV